The genomic window CTCGGAGTACGTGGAAGAAAATCGGCTCGCTCTTGAGAGTGTTGACAGAGCTGCCCTTCAACAAATGGAGATTGGCTTACTAGAAGCTCGAATGCGCGATTCGCAAGTCTTCTTCTTTGGAAATGGGGGTTCCGCGGCATCCGCTTCTCACGCCGTGGGCGACATAGTCAAGACCGCCAAAGGTGACAGGGATTCAGGGGGGGTACGGGCGGTTTCGATTTCGGAGATGCAGGCATTATTCACCGCCTATTCCAACGACACTTCTTTCGAAGAAGCTGGTTCTGGTGTGCTGCATGACCTGGGGCGACCAGGAGATATCTTGGTGCTAATTTCGGTAAGCGGACGATCTCCAAATTTGTTGGCAGCGGCGAAGACGGCGTCAGCCATGGGAATGGAGGTTTGGTCTCTTGTGGGGTCAAACGGCGATGCACTTGTTGAGCTTTCGAGTGTTGCAATCAAGATTTCATCACAGGATTATCAAGTTGTGGAAAATGCCCACATGTCTCTAATTCACTATCTCACCA from bacterium includes these protein-coding regions:
- a CDS encoding SIS domain-containing protein, which translates into the protein MNYSEYVEENRLALESVDRAALQQMEIGLLEARMRDSQVFFFGNGGSAASASHAVGDIVKTAKGDRDSGGVRAVSISEMQALFTAYSNDTSFEEAGSGVLHDLGRPGDILVLISVSGRSPNLLAAAKTASAMGMEVWSLVGSNGDALVELSSVAIKISSQDYQVVENAHMSLIHYLTKVLQRAPVS